Part of the Candidatus Saccharibacteria bacterium genome, AACGTTGTTGAGGTATAATTGCCTGCATGATACGACAAGATCTACAAAACATTCTCCGGGATGCGCTTAATCAGCTGGAATACACACCAGATGAAATAGAGGTGGAACTGACTGACCCTAAATTTGGGGACGCATCTACTAATGTGGCAATGAGATTGGCAGGAACAGTCGATATGCCACCGCGCGTAGTAGCTGAACAGATTGTAGATGTACTTAATTCCAATAAACCTCCATATTTGAGTGCCATCAGTGTGGCTGGCCCGGGGTTTATTAATTTTTACCTTACAGACAAAAGTTTGTTTGATAGGGCAGATGTAGGCGCTGTCTTGCAAGACCACAAGCCGTATACCGGTAAAACCTTCGTTGTTGAGTATTCTGACCCAAATCCATTCAAAGCACTTCATGCCGGTCATCTGTACACGACGCTGGTCGGTAATGCCATCGGTAACCTATATGAAACAGCAGGAGCTAAGGTCTACAGAGTGAATTTTGGCGGTGATGTGGGCTTGCACGTAGCCCGTGCGATGTGGGGAATTGTGCATCACGGGTCAGAGGGTTCAATGGATGAGGCGGCTGGCTTACAGTATTCAAAGCAATGCGTAGATTTAAGTGAGGCGGAGCGGGCTCAGATTGTGGCTGGGCACTACGTAGCGGCAACCGCAGCCTACGAAACGAACGATGTGGCTAAGAATCAGATAATTAGCTTCAATAAACGTGTGTATAAACTGCACGAAGATCAGGATAAAACCAGCGACTTCGCACAAATATACTGGATGTGGCGAGAATGGAGCTATGATTACTTTAAAACATTCTATGAAGCAATTAATGTAGCACCATTCGATAAGTACTATCCAGAAAGTGACACAACTCAATTAGGGCTTAAAACAGTCAAAGAACAATTGAAAAAAGGGGTCTACGAAGACAGCGACGGTGCTGTTGTTTTTAG contains:
- the argS gene encoding arginine--tRNA ligase, which produces MIRQDLQNILRDALNQLEYTPDEIEVELTDPKFGDASTNVAMRLAGTVDMPPRVVAEQIVDVLNSNKPPYLSAISVAGPGFINFYLTDKSLFDRADVGAVLQDHKPYTGKTFVVEYSDPNPFKALHAGHLYTTLVGNAIGNLYETAGAKVYRVNFGGDVGLHVARAMWGIVHHGSEGSMDEAAGLQYSKQCVDLSEAERAQIVAGHYVAATAAYETNDVAKNQIISFNKRVYKLHEDQDKTSDFAQIYWMWREWSYDYFKTFYEAINVAPFDKYYPESDTTQLGLKTVKEQLKKGVYEDSDGAVVFRGEDYGLHTRVFINSEGLPTYETKDVGLSLHKWQDYKFDTSVIITGNDIVEYMKVVLKSIEQFNPSLSSRTVHLTHGQVKLVGGKKMSSRTGNVLLAHDVLEAATVAAGVNSKNKVAADVKKIAYNAVKYAFLKQAIGGDIAYSPTESLALTGNSSVYLQYTYARALSVLEKVTTVEDTPFDVDLEQAERNLLRVISQYGDTVEDAVNNVAPQVVCQYAFTLCQTFNVFYEKNKVVGSDREALRAEILKKFTQTMDHIFTILGLEKLRKL